One Salmo salar chromosome ssa01, Ssal_v3.1, whole genome shotgun sequence DNA window includes the following coding sequences:
- the LOC106571086 gene encoding zinc finger protein 883, which yields MATSYNMYQSETTSIMAVVVEAAITEINKLWPNSYANVSNPERELCTIMNLMMEEAIRKICQLFLVASSRLQNENVKLKTKVAQMTQLFENNTQPGPAKICCKTTETSSLENDSSLGDTDGLNTDPSPRDTESNVEHMRAALPEGNGRDSHENQKNSNTTKGTRSKETKRFKCDICEKTFSRNKRLVKHKLTHTRPFKCDVCEKTFSMEGSLESHTLTHTKPFKCDDCDRTFSRNRLLVRHKLIHTGERPFACGQCGKTFRMSKQLEHHMLRHREKTFSCKICGNTFSTKKDLKRHQLVHAVERPFKCLTCGKGFTLRKLLIEHERIHTGEKPYSCAVCGKSYTQSGGLSYHMRTHTGERPHSCSECGKRFMTKSSLERHKVIHTGQKPFTCETCGAAFGHKGNLVRHQVLHTGERPYKCILCGTSYLQSTLLKAHMHRHGATKPFMCDLCGKTFMYNFLMRRHHLKWHTAEGEKQKEREIKERTRERTARRAGTSTKPFSCDVCLNGFSSMLTLKNHQRIHTGLKQYSCSICGKTFAYKNTFDYHMRLHSGVKPYACKYCEKKFVLKQALEGHERIHTGEKPFKCSYCDKTFSVGTNLKRHERVHTGEKPFKCDVCGRGFGQANNVKAHMQVHTGVRPYYCKRCGKGFSDIRHYKNHSCNGVAATCDRSRKSSDRSFRNRKGGEDSSACHNAAVM from the exons ATGGCTACATCTTACAACATGTACCAGTCAGAAACAACATCGATTATGGCCGTTGTTGTCGAGGCGGCAATTACAGAAATTAACAAACTTTGGCCAAACTCTTACGCCAATGTTAGCAATCCGGAGAGAGAG CTTTGCACAATTATGAATCTGATGATGGAGGAGGCTATTCGTAAAATCTGCCAACTATTCCTAGTGGCTTCCTCGCGTTTACAAAATGAGAACGTGAAACTGAAGACCAAGGTCGCGCAGATGACCCAGTTGTTTGAAAACAATACACAGCCAG GTCCTGCAAAGATTTGCTGTAAAACCACAGAGACGTCTTCATTGGAGAATGACTCCTCTCTGGGAGACACAGATGGACTGAATACAGACCCCTCCCCAAGAGACACCGAATCCAACGTTGAGCATATGAGAGCTGCTTTGCCTGAGGGCAACGGGAGAGACAGCCATGAAAACCAGAAAAACAGCAATACTACTAAAGGGACACGATCCAAAGAAACCAAACGCTTCAAGTGTGATATTTGTGAGAAGACTTTTAGCCGGAACAAACGGCTGGTAAAACACAAGCTAACTCACACAAGACCCTTCAAGTGTGATGTTTGTGAAAAGACCTTCAGCATGGAAGGGTCACTGGAATCTCACACGCTAACTCACACAAAACCCTTCAAGTGTGATGATTGTGACAGGACCTTCAGCCGGAACCGCTTGCTGGTACGTCACAAGctaattcacacaggagagaggccaTTCGCTTGTGGTCAATGTGGCAAAACATTCAGAATGTCCAAGCAGCTCGAACATCACATGTTGCGTCACAGAGAAAAAACTTTCAGTTGCAAAATCTGTGGAAATACATTCTCTACCAAAAAAGATCTGAAACGACATCAGCTTGTTCATGCAGTGGAGAGACCGTTCAAGTGCCTGACTTGTGGAAAGGGTTTCACATTAAGGAAACTGCTTATCGAGCACGAGAGAATCCACACCGGTGAAAAACCATACAGCTGTGCTGTATGTGGAAAGAGTTACACACAGAGTGGTGGCCTGAGTTATCATATGCGAACACATACAGGTGAACGTCCGCATTCATGCTCAGAGTGTGGTAAGCGTTTTATGACTAAATCCAGCCTTGAAAGACACAAGGTAATCCATACAGGGCAGAAGCCATTTACATGTGAGACATGTGGAGCTGCTTTCGGCCATAAAGGAAACCTTGTGAGACACCAAGTTCTTCACACAGGGGAGAGACCATACAAATGTATATTGTGTGGGACAAGCTACCTTCAGTCCACCCTTTTAAAAGCTCACATGCATCGTCATGGGGCAACCAAACCATTTATGTGTGACCTATGTGGAAAGACTTTTATGTACAATTTTCTAATGAGACGACACCATCTAAAATGGCACACAGCTGAAGGAGAGAAGCAGAAAGAACGAGAGataaaagagagaacgagagagagaaccgCCAGGAGAGCGGGAACCTCAACAAAGCCATTCAGTTGCGACGTGTGTTTGAACGGCTTCAGCTCCATGCTAACTCTGAAAAACCATCAACGAATTCACACAGGACTAAAGCAATACTCTTGTTCCATTTGTGGAAAGACCTTCGCCTATAAAAATACTTTTGACTATCACATGAGACTTCACAGTGGAGTGAAGCCCTACGCTTGTAAATACTGTGAAAAGAAATTTGTTCTTAAGCAAGCTCTCGAAGGACATGAGCGAATCCATACAGGTGAAAAGCCCTTCAAATGCAGTTATTGTGACAAGACTTTCTCAGTCGGCACCAATCTCAAAAGGCATGAGCGAGTCCACACGGGAGAGAAGCCATTCAAATGTGACGTCTGTGGGAGAGGTTTCGGCCAAGCCAACAATGTCAAAGCCCACATGCAGGTCCACACTGGAGTTAGGCCTTATTATTGCAAGAGATGTGGAAAGGGCTTTTCTGACATAAGACACTACAAAAACCATAGCTGTAATGGTGTGGCAGCAACATGTGATCGGTCTCGTAAATCTTCAGACCGCTCTTTCAGAAATAGGAAAGGAGGTGAAGACAGTAGTGCTTGCCATAatgctgctgtgatgtag